The Arachis hypogaea cultivar Tifrunner chromosome 14, arahy.Tifrunner.gnm2.J5K5, whole genome shotgun sequence genome has a segment encoding these proteins:
- the LOC112742956 gene encoding uncharacterized protein, producing MKPDGASGDAFVKEGFSNWKKKEQLQTHVGNHDSAHNQARRKCEALMKQKQHIEVVFQKHSDQAKRDYRTHLTATIECNRFLLRQGLAFRGDDESHNSNNQGNFLELLDFLAQHNTEIDRVFKNARGNLKLVAPKIQKDIVRAAASETTKVIIDDLGDDLFAILVDEARDISVKEQMAICLRYVNKEGIVMERFLGLVHVSSTNALSLKVALESLLTKHNLSLARIRGQGYDGATNMQGEFNGLKSLILKENACAFYVHCFAHQLQLALVVVAKKQVEIALLFNLLASLYNIVGASCKCKDMLRESQM from the coding sequence ATGAAACCTGATGGTGCGAGTGGTGATGCTTTTGTAAAAGAGGGCTTTTCAAATTGGAAAAAGAAGGAGCAATTACAAACACATGTTGGAAATCATGATAGTGCTCATAATCAAGCTCGAAGAAAATGCGAAGCACTCATGAAGCAAAAgcaacatattgaagttgtttttCAAAAGCATTCAGACCAAGCTAAAAGAGATTACCGAACTCACTTAACAGCAACAATTGAGTGCAATAGGTTCTTATTGCGACAAGGATTGGCTTTTCGTGGTGATGATGAATCGCACAATTCAAATAATCAAGGTAATTTTTTGGAGCTTCTTGACTTTCTTGCTCAACATAATACAGAGATTGATCGTGTTTTCAAAAATGCTCGTGGAAATCTTAAGCTAGTAGCACCTAAAATTCAAAAAGATATTGTTAGAGCTGCTGCAAGTGAAACTACTAAagttattattgatgatcttggAGATGATTTATTTGCTATTTTAGTTGATGAAGCTCGAGACATTTCTGTTAAAGAGCAAATGGCTATTTGTTTGCGGTATGTGAACAAAGAAGGGATTGTAATGGAGCGATTTCTTGGCCTTGTCCATGTTTCTAGCACAAATGCGTTGTCGTTAAAAGTAGCTTTGGAATCTTTATTAACAAAGCATAATTTAAGTTTAGCAAGAATACGTGGACAAGGTTACGATGGAGCTACTAATATGCAGGGAGAATTTAATGGCTTAAAAAGTTTGATCTTGAAAGAAAATGCTTGTGCTTTTTATGTTCATTGTTTTGCTCACCAACTTCAATTAGCACTTGTGGTTGTTGCAAAGAAACAGGTCGAAATTGCACTACTTTTTAATTTGCTTGCTAGTTTGTATAATATTGTTGGAGCTTCTTGTAAATGTAAAGACATGCTTCGTGAAAGTCAAATGTAA
- the LOC112743741 gene encoding uncharacterized protein isoform X2: MMDSNTRSIPRLPILLLLLLLSIAITTQSSSSSESESIISRFQQYLRINTAHPIPNYHEAANFLKSQADSLSLQSQTIELVNAKPIVLIKWPGSQPDLPSILLYSHTDVVPAEHDKWAHHPFGAHIEPDNGRIYARGSQDMKCVGMQYLEAVRRLKNSGFQPLRSVYLAFAPDEEIGGHDGAEKFSQSEIFDQLNVGVVLDEGLASPDEKYRAFYAERCPWWLIIKAVGAPGHGAKLYDNSAMENLLKSIENIRRFRASQFDLVKAGLKAEGDVVSVNMVFLKAGTPSPTGFVMNLQPSEAEAGFDIRVPPTADPESLERRIAEEWAPASRNMSFSFKQKVSVHDKFGKPVLTKTDNSNPWWTLLENAIEKAGGKLGKPEVFPASTDARYFRDRGLPAIGFSPMANTPILLHDHNEFLSKDEYLKGIEIYELIIKAYASFEGNGSDGGSRDEL, from the exons ATGATGGACTCCAATACCAGAAGCATCCCACGCCTCCcaatcctcctccttcttcttctactctccaTAGCAATCACCACTcaatcatcatcgtcatcagaaTCAGAAAGCATCATATCGCGCTTCCAGCAATACCTCCGAATCAACACGGCCCACCCCATCCCTAACTACCACGAAGCAGCCAACTTCTTGAAATCGCAGGCCGACTCCCTTTCCCTCCAATCCCAAACCATCGAGTTAGTCAACGCCAAGCCCATCGTCCTTATCAAGTGGCCCGGCTCCCAGCCCGACCTCCCCTCCATCCTTCTCTACTCCCACACCGATGTCGTCCCCGCCGAGCATGACAAGTGGGCCCACCATCCCTTCGGGGCCCACATCGAGCCCGATAACGGCCGCATCTACGCCAGAGGCTCCCAGGACATGAAGTGCGTCGGTATGCAATACCTCGAAGCCGTCCGCCGCCTCAAGAACTCAGGCTTCCAACCCCTTCGCTCCGTTTACCTCGCTTTCGCCCCCGACGAGGAGATTGGCGGCCACGACGGCGCCGAGAAGTTCTCCCAGTCCGAGATTTTCGACCAGCTCAACGTTGGCGTCGTGCTTGATGAag GGTTGGCGTCGCCGGATGAGAAGTACAGGGCGTTTTATGCTGAGAGGTGCCCGTGGTGGTTGATAATTAAGGCTGTTGGGGCGCCCGGACATGGAGCCAAGCTCTATGACAACTCTGCTATGGAGAATCTCTTGAAGAGTATTGAGAACATCAGAAGGTTCCGAGCCTCGCAGTTCGACCTGGTCAAGGCTGGATTGAAGGCCGAAGGGGATGTTGTTTCTGTTAATATGGTCTTTCTTAAAGCTGGAACTCCTTCCCCGACG GGATTTGTCATGAATCTGCAGCCATCCGAAGCAGAGGCTGGATTTGATATTAGGGTGCCACCAACTGCTGATCCAGAATCACTGGAGAGACGTATTGCTGAAGAATGGGCACCTGCATCGCGAAACATGTCATTCAGT TTCAAACAGAAGGTATCTGTGCATGATAAGTTTGGAAAACCAGTTCTCACAAAAACTGACAATTCCAATCCATGGTGGACTCTGTTAGAGAATGCCATCGAAAAGGCTGGGGGAAAACTTGGTAAGCCAGAGGTCTTTCCTGCCTCCACCGATGCGCGCTACTTCCGTGACCGTGGATTGCCGGCAATTGGGTTCTCACCTATGGCAAACACCCCTATTCTACTCCATGATCACAATGAG TTTTTAAGCAAAGATGAATACTTGAAAGGAATAGAGATCTATGAGTTGATAATAAAGGCGTATGCATCCTTCGAAGGTAATGGAAGTGATGGAGGTTCCAGAGATGAGTTATGA
- the LOC112743741 gene encoding uncharacterized protein isoform X1 — protein sequence MMDSNTRSIPRLPILLLLLLLSIAITTQSSSSSESESIISRFQQYLRINTAHPIPNYHEAANFLKSQADSLSLQSQTIELVNAKPIVLIKWPGSQPDLPSILLYSHTDVVPAEHDKWAHHPFGAHIEPDNGRIYARGSQDMKCVGMQYLEAVRRLKNSGFQPLRSVYLAFAPDEEIGGHDGAEKFSQSEIFDQLNVGVVLDEGLASPDEKYRAFYAERCPWWLIIKAVGAPGHGAKLYDNSAMENLLKSIENIRRFRASQFDLVKAGLKAEGDVVSVNMVFLKAGTPSPTGFVMNLQPSEAEAGFDIRVPPTADPESLERRIAEEWAPASRNMSFSLGQFKQKVSVHDKFGKPVLTKTDNSNPWWTLLENAIEKAGGKLGKPEVFPASTDARYFRDRGLPAIGFSPMANTPILLHDHNEFLSKDEYLKGIEIYELIIKAYASFEGNGSDGGSRDEL from the exons ATGATGGACTCCAATACCAGAAGCATCCCACGCCTCCcaatcctcctccttcttcttctactctccaTAGCAATCACCACTcaatcatcatcgtcatcagaaTCAGAAAGCATCATATCGCGCTTCCAGCAATACCTCCGAATCAACACGGCCCACCCCATCCCTAACTACCACGAAGCAGCCAACTTCTTGAAATCGCAGGCCGACTCCCTTTCCCTCCAATCCCAAACCATCGAGTTAGTCAACGCCAAGCCCATCGTCCTTATCAAGTGGCCCGGCTCCCAGCCCGACCTCCCCTCCATCCTTCTCTACTCCCACACCGATGTCGTCCCCGCCGAGCATGACAAGTGGGCCCACCATCCCTTCGGGGCCCACATCGAGCCCGATAACGGCCGCATCTACGCCAGAGGCTCCCAGGACATGAAGTGCGTCGGTATGCAATACCTCGAAGCCGTCCGCCGCCTCAAGAACTCAGGCTTCCAACCCCTTCGCTCCGTTTACCTCGCTTTCGCCCCCGACGAGGAGATTGGCGGCCACGACGGCGCCGAGAAGTTCTCCCAGTCCGAGATTTTCGACCAGCTCAACGTTGGCGTCGTGCTTGATGAag GGTTGGCGTCGCCGGATGAGAAGTACAGGGCGTTTTATGCTGAGAGGTGCCCGTGGTGGTTGATAATTAAGGCTGTTGGGGCGCCCGGACATGGAGCCAAGCTCTATGACAACTCTGCTATGGAGAATCTCTTGAAGAGTATTGAGAACATCAGAAGGTTCCGAGCCTCGCAGTTCGACCTGGTCAAGGCTGGATTGAAGGCCGAAGGGGATGTTGTTTCTGTTAATATGGTCTTTCTTAAAGCTGGAACTCCTTCCCCGACG GGATTTGTCATGAATCTGCAGCCATCCGAAGCAGAGGCTGGATTTGATATTAGGGTGCCACCAACTGCTGATCCAGAATCACTGGAGAGACGTATTGCTGAAGAATGGGCACCTGCATCGCGAAACATGTCATTCAGT CTTGGACAGTTCAAACAGAAGGTATCTGTGCATGATAAGTTTGGAAAACCAGTTCTCACAAAAACTGACAATTCCAATCCATGGTGGACTCTGTTAGAGAATGCCATCGAAAAGGCTGGGGGAAAACTTGGTAAGCCAGAGGTCTTTCCTGCCTCCACCGATGCGCGCTACTTCCGTGACCGTGGATTGCCGGCAATTGGGTTCTCACCTATGGCAAACACCCCTATTCTACTCCATGATCACAATGAG TTTTTAAGCAAAGATGAATACTTGAAAGGAATAGAGATCTATGAGTTGATAATAAAGGCGTATGCATCCTTCGAAGGTAATGGAAGTGATGGAGGTTCCAGAGATGAGTTATGA